The following proteins are encoded in a genomic region of Microbacterium sp. NC79:
- the nusA gene encoding transcription termination factor NusA, whose product MDIDLSLLRTIEREKEIPFAELAHIIEQAVLTAYAKHTSPDDELPDGARASLDHKTGHVAVYIPVTDEEGAVIGEEETMPADFGRIAAFAAKQVISQRLRDIADDAVLGEFRAKEGDIVAGVIQQGPNPKMIHVDLGTVEAILPPEEQVSTEEYTHGSRLRVYVTSVSKGNKGPQITVSRTHPGLVRKLFALEVPEIAQGLVEIVSLAREAGHRTKIAVVAKDSSINAKGACIGEMGRRVRAVTEELSGEKIDIIDYNPELAAFVAQALSPAKVTSAFILDAQTKAVRALVPDYQLSLAIGKEGQNARLAAKLTGAKIDIQPDSILDEN is encoded by the coding sequence ATGGACATTGATCTCTCGCTGTTACGCACGATCGAGCGTGAGAAGGAAATTCCCTTCGCTGAGCTTGCGCACATTATTGAGCAGGCCGTGTTGACCGCCTACGCCAAGCACACGTCGCCAGACGACGAACTTCCCGACGGCGCTCGCGCATCGCTTGACCACAAGACCGGCCACGTCGCGGTGTACATTCCTGTCACCGACGAAGAGGGCGCGGTCATTGGTGAAGAAGAGACGATGCCAGCTGACTTCGGTCGCATCGCCGCCTTCGCAGCCAAGCAGGTCATCAGCCAGCGTCTGCGCGACATTGCTGACGACGCGGTTCTCGGTGAGTTCCGTGCCAAGGAAGGTGACATCGTTGCCGGTGTCATTCAGCAGGGCCCGAACCCCAAGATGATCCACGTCGACCTCGGCACGGTCGAGGCGATCTTGCCCCCAGAAGAGCAGGTCTCCACGGAGGAATACACTCACGGTTCGCGCCTGCGTGTGTACGTGACGAGCGTTTCTAAGGGCAACAAGGGTCCGCAGATCACCGTGTCACGCACCCACCCGGGTCTCGTCCGCAAGCTCTTTGCACTCGAGGTTCCGGAAATCGCGCAGGGTCTCGTTGAGATCGTGTCGCTCGCTCGTGAAGCCGGCCACCGTACCAAGATTGCCGTCGTCGCCAAGGACTCGTCGATCAACGCGAAGGGTGCATGCATCGGTGAGATGGGTCGCCGCGTGCGTGCCGTCACAGAAGAACTCTCCGGCGAGAAGATCGACATCATCGATTACAACCCCGAGCTTGCTGCCTTCGTCGCGCAAGCGCTTTCGCCCGCCAAGGTTACGAGCGCCTTCATTCTGGACGCACAGACGAAGGCCGTTCGCGCCCTCGTTCCGGACTACCAGCTTTCTCTCGCCATCGGCAAGGAAGGTCAGAATGCACGTCTGGCCGCTAAGCTCACCGGCGCCAAGATCGACATCCAGCCGGACTCGATTCTCGACGAGAACTAG
- a CDS encoding YlxR family protein, with protein sequence MEPVRTCVGCRSHDSRSSLLRVTIHENRLVIDERKALGGRGSWVHDEAECLAKAIQRKAFVRALRVSGSPDTQTIEKRLNGYGNKVNGSK encoded by the coding sequence ATGGAACCCGTACGAACGTGTGTCGGATGCCGATCACACGATTCTCGCTCCTCGCTTCTGAGGGTCACCATCCACGAAAACCGCCTCGTCATCGACGAGCGGAAGGCGCTGGGCGGGAGAGGATCGTGGGTGCATGACGAGGCCGAATGCCTCGCCAAGGCCATCCAACGCAAAGCGTTCGTGCGGGCACTGCGAGTATCGGGTTCGCCCGACACACAGACCATCGAGAAACGGCTGAACGGCTATGGAAACAAAGTGAACGGCTCGAAATGA